A portion of the Luxibacter massiliensis genome contains these proteins:
- a CDS encoding PTS sugar transporter subunit IIB: protein MGNCVLARVDFRLIHGQVITKWVKKTCAEKIIIVDEDLARDDFMGMIYANAAPKGMSVTIDTVLGAAEKWKMDEYGDGKIMVLFKNVSTCYEAIKQGMCIEKVQLGGAPNEPGKKKVTNEIFLSGDEVKNLKELHDAGIEIYIQAVPEKPVAGYEEIIKRAG, encoded by the coding sequence ATGGGAAACTGTGTACTTGCAAGGGTAGATTTCCGTCTGATACATGGACAGGTTATTACAAAATGGGTAAAAAAGACATGTGCTGAAAAGATTATTATTGTAGATGAGGATTTGGCCAGAGATGACTTTATGGGCATGATTTATGCCAATGCGGCGCCTAAAGGGATGAGTGTCACGATTGATACGGTCCTGGGAGCGGCAGAAAAATGGAAGATGGATGAGTATGGAGATGGAAAAATAATGGTTCTGTTCAAAAATGTATCCACCTGCTATGAGGCCATTAAACAAGGAATGTGCATAGAGAAAGTCCAGCTGGGGGGCGCCCCCAATGAGCCAGGCAAAAAGAAAGTTACAAATGAAATATTCTTAAGTGGTGATGAAGTGAAGAACTTAAAGGAGCTTCATGATGCGGGAATAGAGATTTATATCCAGGCGGTTCCGGAAAAACCAGTGGCTGGATATGAAGAGATTATCAAAAGAGCAGGTTAA
- a CDS encoding PTS sugar transporter subunit IIA, which translates to MIGIVVVTHGDFGKELLKSTEMIMGDIEKIKALSLYSGDSLDTLREQVTNEIQSIDEGDGVLVLVDLFGGSPCNAAAVNVREDNVECVAGLSMPMLIKAVEARMSMPLKELPKECMEYVQESAVNVKACYTS; encoded by the coding sequence ATGATAGGCATTGTTGTTGTCACACATGGTGATTTCGGAAAGGAACTATTAAAAAGCACTGAGATGATTATGGGAGATATAGAGAAAATTAAAGCATTATCACTGTATTCAGGTGACAGTCTGGATACCTTAAGGGAACAAGTCACAAATGAGATCCAGAGCATTGATGAAGGGGATGGTGTGCTGGTGCTGGTAGATTTATTTGGAGGAAGTCCCTGCAATGCAGCGGCAGTGAATGTACGGGAGGATAATGTGGAATGTGTGGCAGGGCTGAGTATGCCAATGCTGATAAAAGCAGTGGAAGCGAGAATGAGCATGCCGCTGAAAGAGCTGCCAAAAGAATGTATGGAGTACGTACAGGAAAGTGCAGTCAATGTAAAGGCGTGCTATACATCCTAG
- the rbsK gene encoding ribokinase codes for MAKRIVFLASYATDYTGVCAHLPREGETVTGDYFKIGPGGKGSNQAVCAHRLGADVDLIVKIGRDMSGDYAKRFYEQEQIRTDYLIVDEAVSSGVALIAVDRETKQNQILIMPGACKTFNSQDIEKARSVIQEGDIFMGQFEVNLDGLEKAMDIARKAGNMIMINPAPAQKVSDEFLSKIDIITPNETETEILTGIHIDSIENGRRAAAVFHKAGIPYVVITMGDKGVFASCRGNDKFIPAYDVEAVDTTGAGDAFNGALAAALSRDVKFMEAVIYANRAASIAVQRFGSGPSMPYKADMQ; via the coding sequence GTGGCAAAAAGAATTGTATTTCTGGCCAGTTACGCCACAGATTATACAGGCGTGTGCGCACATCTTCCCAGGGAAGGAGAGACAGTAACCGGAGATTACTTTAAAATTGGGCCGGGCGGAAAGGGAAGCAACCAGGCAGTTTGCGCCCACCGTCTTGGCGCAGATGTAGATCTAATCGTAAAGATTGGCCGTGATATGTCAGGGGACTATGCAAAAAGATTCTATGAGCAGGAACAGATACGTACAGATTACCTGATTGTAGATGAGGCCGTATCTTCCGGCGTGGCGCTGATTGCCGTGGATAGGGAAACAAAACAGAATCAAATACTGATTATGCCGGGCGCCTGTAAGACATTCAACAGCCAGGATATTGAAAAAGCCAGAAGTGTTATTCAAGAGGGTGATATTTTTATGGGACAATTTGAGGTGAATCTGGATGGGTTGGAGAAGGCCATGGATATCGCAAGAAAGGCCGGGAATATGATCATGATCAACCCAGCCCCGGCACAGAAGGTGTCTGATGAATTTTTGTCTAAAATCGATATAATTACACCCAATGAGACAGAGACGGAAATATTAACTGGAATCCATATAGATAGCATAGAAAATGGGCGCAGGGCCGCTGCAGTATTCCACAAGGCCGGCATCCCATATGTTGTCATTACTATGGGAGACAAGGGGGTTTTCGCAAGCTGCCGTGGAAATGACAAATTTATTCCTGCATATGACGTAGAAGCTGTAGACACTACTGGGGCAGGGGATGCCTTTAATGGAGCACTGGCAGCTGCTCTGTCAAGAGACGTAAAATTTATGGAAGCGGTCATATATGCAAACCGGGCGGCTTCTATTGCAGTCCAGCGTTTTGGATCTGGACCGTCTATGCCATATAAGGCAGACATGCAGTAG
- a CDS encoding TrkH family potassium uptake protein produces MIRLFQLLKKQPPGRLITLGFACVILLGTFLLLLPVSINPGVEVSFTDALFTSTSAVCVTGLIAIDTADHFTVFGRAVVALLIQIGGLGVTSVGVAFILATGKRVGMKGRLLVREALNVNTSKGMIRLVKSVLLMTLCFELGGAILSFIVFARDYPPPAALGISIFHSIAAFNNSGFDILGGMQNLIPYQNDVLLNLTTSVLIIFGGLGFLVILDILKNRSFKKLSLHSKVVITTSTALLIMGTLLLKATEDISWLGAFFQSVSARTAGFSTYPIGEFTNAGLFILVLLMFIGASPGSTGGGIKTSTFFALVQSVKSLMAKKHYSAFHRSIPAEGIAKAYHITLLSLLVVCAGTLGLCILEPQCTFIQILFEVTSAFGTVGLSTGITPELRDISKLALVLIMFIGRLGAFTLASMWVCRPAPNARYIEESITIG; encoded by the coding sequence ATGATTAGGCTGTTTCAGTTACTAAAAAAACAACCCCCAGGGCGGCTGATTACTCTGGGGTTTGCCTGTGTCATACTGCTTGGCACCTTTTTGCTGCTCTTACCCGTTTCTATAAACCCAGGGGTGGAGGTCAGTTTTACAGACGCACTTTTTACATCTACCAGCGCAGTGTGTGTCACGGGCCTGATTGCCATAGATACAGCCGACCATTTCACAGTCTTTGGCCGGGCCGTGGTGGCACTGCTGATTCAGATAGGAGGCCTTGGCGTGACCTCAGTTGGCGTAGCCTTTATTTTAGCCACAGGCAAACGGGTAGGCATGAAAGGCCGGCTTCTAGTGAGGGAGGCACTGAATGTAAATACGTCAAAGGGTATGATCCGCCTGGTAAAGTCCGTTTTACTCATGACGCTTTGTTTCGAGCTGGGCGGGGCAATCCTTAGTTTTATTGTATTTGCCCGGGACTATCCCCCTCCGGCAGCATTGGGTATCAGTATTTTCCACTCCATAGCAGCCTTTAATAACTCCGGTTTTGATATTTTAGGCGGTATGCAGAACCTAATCCCCTATCAAAATGATGTGCTGCTTAACCTGACAACCAGTGTGCTCATAATTTTCGGAGGCTTAGGCTTTCTGGTCATTCTTGATATACTCAAAAACCGCTCATTTAAAAAACTCAGCCTGCATTCAAAGGTAGTAATTACCACGAGTACAGCTTTATTGATTATGGGAACCCTTCTGCTTAAGGCAACTGAGGATATTTCGTGGCTGGGCGCTTTTTTCCAGAGTGTATCAGCGCGGACAGCAGGATTTTCTACTTACCCCATAGGTGAGTTTACCAATGCAGGACTTTTTATCCTTGTCCTTTTAATGTTTATCGGGGCATCACCCGGGTCCACAGGCGGCGGCATTAAGACCAGTACCTTTTTCGCCCTGGTTCAGTCTGTAAAGAGCCTTATGGCCAAGAAGCACTACAGTGCGTTCCACCGCAGTATTCCGGCTGAGGGGATCGCAAAGGCCTATCACATCACCTTGCTTTCTCTGCTGGTTGTATGTGCGGGGACGCTAGGTCTTTGTATACTAGAGCCACAATGTACATTTATTCAGATTTTATTTGAAGTAACCTCTGCCTTCGGTACAGTAGGCCTTTCTACCGGCATTACCCCGGAGCTCAGGGATATAAGTAAGCTGGCCCTGGTCCTAATCATGTTTATCGGAAGGCTGGGGGCCTTTACCCTGGCCTCCATGTGGGTGTGCCGCCCGGCGCCAAATGCCCGGTATATCGAAGAGTCCATAACAATCGGTTAA
- a CDS encoding potassium channel family protein, whose protein sequence is MKNTKSASFGVIGLGRFGTALALSLAQSGKEVIVVDCNEEKVRELRQYTEYAYVADNLTKETLEEIGIQNCDTVIICIGEKIDTSILTTLHVVSLGVPNVIAKALSGDQGAVLEKIGAEVVYPERDMALRLGKRLVSHNFLDYISLDNEVEIQQLPATPDMVGVSVQEINIRQQYGLNIIAIERGHSTDIEVSPSYRFSLNDIIVVIGRVENIKRFEADMQG, encoded by the coding sequence ATGAAAAATACAAAATCAGCTTCTTTTGGGGTAATCGGCCTTGGCCGTTTCGGAACTGCCCTGGCATTGAGCCTGGCACAGTCTGGAAAAGAGGTCATTGTTGTAGACTGTAATGAAGAAAAGGTCAGAGAATTGCGCCAGTATACGGAATATGCTTATGTGGCAGACAATCTGACAAAAGAAACTTTAGAAGAAATTGGCATACAGAATTGCGATACAGTCATTATCTGCATTGGAGAAAAAATCGATACAAGCATCCTGACCACTTTACATGTGGTGAGCCTTGGCGTGCCTAACGTCATAGCTAAGGCGCTCAGCGGTGATCAAGGGGCTGTACTTGAAAAGATCGGCGCAGAAGTCGTATATCCCGAAAGGGATATGGCCCTGCGCCTTGGAAAGAGACTTGTATCCCATAATTTTTTGGATTACATTTCATTAGATAATGAAGTGGAAATCCAACAGCTCCCTGCCACTCCAGATATGGTCGGAGTCAGCGTACAGGAAATCAATATCCGTCAGCAATATGGACTGAATATTATTGCCATCGAGAGGGGGCATTCTACAGATATAGAGGTATCGCCCTCTTACCGCTTCAGTTTAAACGACATCATCGTAGTGATTGGAAGGGTGGAAAACATTAAAAGATTTGAGGCTGATATGCAGGGATAG
- a CDS encoding RrF2 family transcriptional regulator: MKMSTKGKYALEIAVDLALYSSDTGQLESLKNIAERRGLSEKYLERIIKALKQKGIVRSVRGARGGYALAKPPEQIRVREVFNAVEGQLAPVQCLTKETDCGISCDLCPTRNTWGMMWYIITDAADKVTVADIVEKVRRNK; this comes from the coding sequence ATGAAAATGTCAACGAAAGGGAAATACGCTCTGGAAATTGCCGTGGACCTGGCTTTATACTCGTCAGATACAGGGCAGTTGGAGAGCCTGAAAAATATAGCTGAGAGACGGGGGTTATCTGAGAAATATCTGGAACGTATCATAAAAGCCTTGAAGCAGAAGGGAATTGTAAGAAGTGTCAGGGGGGCCCGGGGAGGCTACGCCCTGGCAAAACCACCGGAGCAGATCCGGGTAAGGGAAGTATTTAATGCTGTAGAGGGCCAGCTGGCTCCTGTGCAGTGCCTTACTAAAGAAACTGATTGTGGGATATCCTGTGATCTGTGCCCTACAAGGAATACCTGGGGAATGATGTGGTATATTATAACAGATGCCGCTGACAAGGTAACAGTAGCTGATATTGTAGAAAAAGTACGCAGAAACAAATAG
- a CDS encoding cold-shock protein produces the protein MTGTVKWFNNQKGYGFISDSEGNDVFVHYSGLVMDGFKSLEEGQAVEFDVTEGSKGPQATNVVKL, from the coding sequence ATGACAGGTACAGTAAAATGGTTTAACAACCAAAAGGGTTATGGATTCATCTCTGATTCAGAAGGAAACGATGTATTCGTACACTATTCAGGCTTGGTTATGGATGGATTCAAATCTTTAGAAGAAGGCCAGGCTGTGGAGTTCGATGTGACAGAAGGCTCTAAAGGTCCACAGGCAACTAACGTAGTAAAACTTTAA
- a CDS encoding amino acid-binding protein — translation MSITIQQLSVFLENREGRLDEVLSVLAGNDVNIVALSLADTSDYGMLRMIVSDPNKGRKVLKENGITAMLTDVVALRVPHATGSLSRAMHQIVEGEVNIEYMYAFANGGDASAVLKTDDPARVVDILRGSGFDVWEAAEAYVSNISQ, via the coding sequence ATGAGTATTACAATTCAACAGTTATCAGTGTTTCTCGAAAACAGAGAGGGCCGTCTGGACGAGGTACTTTCTGTTCTTGCCGGCAATGATGTAAATATTGTGGCCTTAAGCCTGGCAGATACGTCAGACTATGGAATGCTCCGCATGATTGTATCAGATCCCAATAAAGGCAGGAAAGTCCTCAAAGAAAATGGGATTACGGCAATGCTGACAGATGTGGTGGCACTGCGGGTGCCCCATGCTACAGGCTCACTGAGCAGGGCAATGCATCAGATCGTGGAGGGAGAGGTCAACATAGAATATATGTATGCCTTTGCCAATGGCGGCGACGCATCTGCTGTACTAAAGACGGATGACCCGGCGCGGGTCGTAGATATATTAAGAGGCAGCGGCTTTGATGTGTGGGAGGCAGCCGAGGCATACGTGTCCAATATCAGCCAATAG
- a CDS encoding phenylacetate--CoA ligase family protein, which translates to MAAVSLENWVERIYDPKIECMSSDEMAQLQGRRLQDVVYRVYHNVDFYHKKMKDLGVEPGDIKSIEDIDKLPFTTKEDLRDNYPFGLLAIPKKEVVRVQGTSGTTGKLTLASYSQKDVDVWGECVARCLSMAGLTEEDILHVCYGYGLFTGGMGLDFGAKALGAMAIPMSAGNTKRQMMCMEDFGATAFACTPSYALHLAESMQEAGVVERLKIKAGIHGAEPWTEEMRKKIESILNINCFDIYGLCEITGPGVAQDCIYHEGLHINVDYFYPEVLNPATHAACEDGETGELVFTTLAKEAMPLIRYRTKDLTSIDHSTCKCGRTTPRISKFTGRTDDMKVIRGVNVFPTQVETALLGMGGAVAPHYLMIVDREDNMDVLTVMVEVDESMFSDEIRKLDALKNKISAVLKQALGVSARVKLVEPKTIQRSEGKAVRVIDKRNLQ; encoded by the coding sequence ATGGCGGCAGTATCATTAGAAAACTGGGTGGAAAGAATCTATGACCCCAAGATAGAATGTATGAGCAGTGACGAGATGGCCCAGCTGCAGGGCAGGCGCCTTCAGGACGTGGTGTACAGGGTATATCACAATGTAGATTTTTACCACAAAAAAATGAAGGATTTGGGCGTAGAGCCTGGAGATATCAAAAGCATTGAAGACATAGACAAGCTTCCTTTTACTACAAAGGAAGATCTTCGGGACAACTATCCATTCGGCCTTCTGGCAATACCCAAGAAAGAGGTTGTCCGGGTGCAGGGGACATCCGGCACTACAGGGAAACTGACACTGGCCTCTTATTCACAGAAGGATGTAGATGTATGGGGGGAGTGCGTGGCCCGGTGCTTATCCATGGCGGGGCTGACTGAGGAGGATATTCTGCATGTCTGCTATGGGTATGGGCTCTTTACCGGGGGCATGGGCCTGGATTTCGGTGCAAAGGCTTTGGGGGCAATGGCAATCCCTATGTCTGCCGGGAACACGAAACGACAGATGATGTGTATGGAAGATTTCGGAGCAACAGCTTTTGCATGTACCCCATCTTATGCCCTCCATCTTGCAGAATCTATGCAGGAAGCAGGCGTCGTAGAGCGGCTGAAAATCAAAGCGGGCATCCATGGTGCGGAGCCATGGACAGAAGAGATGCGCAAAAAGATAGAAAGTATCCTGAATATCAACTGTTTTGACATTTACGGACTATGTGAGATTACCGGCCCTGGCGTTGCGCAGGACTGTATCTACCATGAGGGACTTCATATCAATGTGGATTACTTCTATCCAGAAGTACTGAACCCAGCCACCCATGCGGCCTGTGAGGATGGGGAGACAGGGGAACTTGTATTCACTACGCTGGCCAAAGAGGCCATGCCTCTTATACGTTACCGTACAAAAGACCTGACCAGCATTGACCACAGTACATGTAAATGTGGAAGGACCACTCCTAGAATTTCCAAGTTTACCGGACGTACAGATGATATGAAGGTGATCCGCGGAGTCAATGTATTCCCGACTCAGGTTGAGACTGCCCTTCTTGGCATGGGAGGTGCAGTGGCTCCTCATTATCTTATGATCGTGGACAGGGAGGACAATATGGATGTACTGACAGTCATGGTTGAAGTCGATGAAAGTATGTTCTCCGATGAAATCCGGAAGCTGGATGCCCTGAAGAATAAGATTAGTGCTGTTCTGAAGCAGGCATTGGGAGTTTCGGCCCGTGTGAAGCTGGTGGAGCCAAAGACAATTCAGAGAAGTGAAGGAAAGGCAGTGCGTGTCATCGACAAGCGTAATCTGCAGTAG
- a CDS encoding ACT domain-containing protein encodes MIKQLSVFVENRPGSLKQVTSALTEAHVNIRAVASFDTPEFGILRLVVDKAEEAKAYLTGRGFVVRIHEVIGAELKDEKGNLNQMLSILADGGININYIYSFVIREGRAPVMVFNTDDYEKAADVLKRADVKIVEEADL; translated from the coding sequence ATGATTAAACAGTTATCAGTATTTGTAGAGAACAGGCCTGGAAGCCTGAAACAAGTCACATCGGCGCTGACCGAGGCGCACGTAAATATCCGGGCGGTGGCTTCCTTTGACACGCCGGAATTTGGTATTTTACGCCTGGTGGTAGATAAGGCTGAAGAGGCGAAAGCCTACCTCACAGGCAGGGGATTTGTCGTCAGGATCCACGAGGTAATCGGCGCAGAGTTAAAAGATGAAAAAGGGAATCTGAACCAAATGCTTTCTATCCTTGCTGACGGAGGGATTAACATAAACTATATATATTCTTTTGTTATCCGTGAGGGCAGGGCACCGGTTATGGTATTTAATACGGATGATTATGAGAAAGCGGCGGATGTCCTTAAAAGGGCGGATGTAAAGATTGTAGAAGAAGCGGATTTATAA
- a CDS encoding indolepyruvate oxidoreductase subunit beta has product MATKNIMIVGVGGQGTLLTSRILGGLTIDGGYDVKLSEVHGMAQRGGSVVTFVRYGEKVAEPIVEEGQADVIIAFERLEALRYAHFLKKDGVLIVNDWRIDPMPVVIGAAQYPENILGKLEKEYKVYKVNATEESRKLGNPKVFNLIVLGIAAQHMDFTREQWYKVIEKTVPPKTVEINKKAFDVGYTL; this is encoded by the coding sequence ATGGCGACAAAAAATATTATGATTGTAGGAGTGGGGGGCCAGGGAACCCTGCTCACCAGTAGAATTTTGGGAGGACTTACGATTGACGGGGGGTATGACGTGAAACTCTCCGAGGTACATGGAATGGCCCAGAGGGGCGGAAGCGTAGTTACATTTGTGCGCTACGGTGAGAAGGTGGCAGAACCCATTGTGGAAGAGGGACAGGCGGACGTGATTATTGCCTTTGAAAGGCTGGAGGCCCTGCGCTACGCCCATTTTCTGAAAAAAGACGGGGTGCTCATTGTCAATGACTGGCGGATTGATCCCATGCCGGTCGTAATTGGGGCTGCGCAATACCCAGAGAATATTCTTGGCAAGCTGGAGAAAGAATATAAGGTTTATAAAGTAAATGCCACAGAAGAGTCCAGAAAACTGGGGAATCCCAAGGTTTTTAATTTGATCGTCCTGGGGATTGCCGCACAGCATATGGATTTTACAAGAGAGCAGTGGTACAAGGTAATTGAAAAGACCGTACCTCCAAAGACAGTTGAGATTAACAAAAAAGCATTTGATGTGGGATACACATTATAG
- the iorA gene encoding indolepyruvate ferredoxin oxidoreductase subunit alpha, with protein sequence MAEKVIMLGNEAIARGAYEAGVKVSSAYPGTPSTEISEYLVQYKDDVYEEWAPNEKVAAEVAVGASIAGVRAMACMKHVGLNVAADPLYSVSYMGVSGGLVFVVADDPGLYSSQNEQDTRMVARAAQIPVIEPSDSAEAKELFKVAFELSEQFDRPFIFRTTTRLAHSQGLVELCPRTEVEDKPYEKNIRKNVMMPGNAKIRHIEIEKQNLELAGAADTMEINKVEMNDTRIGVITSGIPYQYVKEALPEASVLKLGMVNPLPRKLIEEFASKVDTLYIVEELDPVIEEQVKSWGIQAVGKEIFTVQGEYSANMLRTAILKEKPYDKTAAEAPQRPPILCPGCPHRSVYHVLNKLKMHAAGDIGCYTLGAVAPLSVVDTTMCMGSSISTLHGMEKARGREYIKNWVAVIGDSTFLHTGVNSLMNMVYNHASGTVLILDNSTTGMTGHQDHAATGKTLQGEDTYAIDIPGLCRAMGVKNVIQVNAFNIGRLEKVIKEENAKEEVSVIITQSPCVLLDKSKKPLYIAREDKCKKCGMCMKPGCPAMTKNEDGTIHIDDTMCTGCGLCETLCKFGAIELAKAGE encoded by the coding sequence ATGGCAGAAAAAGTAATTATGCTGGGGAATGAGGCGATTGCCAGAGGGGCCTATGAGGCCGGGGTAAAGGTTTCCTCTGCATATCCGGGAACGCCAAGCACCGAAATCAGTGAATATCTGGTGCAGTATAAGGATGATGTATATGAGGAATGGGCGCCCAATGAAAAGGTGGCGGCAGAGGTTGCCGTGGGAGCCAGTATTGCAGGGGTGCGCGCAATGGCTTGTATGAAGCATGTGGGACTGAATGTAGCTGCAGACCCTCTTTATTCTGTTTCCTACATGGGAGTCAGCGGCGGACTTGTATTTGTGGTGGCTGACGACCCGGGACTGTACAGCTCCCAGAATGAGCAGGACACCAGGATGGTTGCCAGGGCAGCCCAGATTCCCGTCATTGAGCCATCTGACAGTGCAGAGGCAAAAGAACTTTTTAAGGTGGCTTTCGAACTCAGCGAGCAGTTTGACCGCCCCTTTATCTTCAGGACAACTACCAGGCTGGCCCATTCCCAGGGACTGGTTGAGTTGTGCCCCCGCACAGAGGTGGAAGATAAGCCTTATGAAAAGAATATACGTAAAAATGTTATGATGCCTGGCAATGCGAAAATCCGCCATATTGAGATTGAGAAACAGAACCTGGAGTTAGCCGGGGCAGCAGACACAATGGAAATTAATAAGGTAGAGATGAATGATACCAGGATCGGCGTAATTACCAGTGGGATCCCGTATCAGTATGTAAAAGAGGCGCTTCCAGAAGCCTCCGTGCTAAAGCTTGGTATGGTAAATCCCCTGCCCAGGAAACTGATCGAAGAATTTGCATCAAAGGTGGATACTCTGTATATAGTAGAAGAGCTGGATCCAGTCATTGAGGAGCAGGTAAAGTCCTGGGGCATACAGGCAGTGGGAAAAGAGATTTTTACTGTCCAGGGGGAGTACAGCGCCAATATGCTCAGAACCGCCATATTAAAAGAAAAACCATATGATAAAACTGCTGCCGAGGCGCCCCAGCGCCCCCCTATTCTATGTCCAGGATGTCCCCACCGCAGCGTGTACCATGTGCTGAACAAGCTGAAAATGCATGCAGCAGGCGACATAGGCTGTTATACTTTAGGCGCGGTTGCCCCCCTCAGTGTGGTAGACACAACTATGTGCATGGGTTCCAGTATTTCTACACTGCATGGGATGGAGAAAGCAAGGGGCAGGGAGTATATCAAGAACTGGGTTGCCGTGATTGGGGATTCTACATTTTTACATACAGGTGTAAATTCACTGATGAATATGGTATATAACCATGCATCAGGGACAGTACTGATTTTGGATAATTCTACTACCGGGATGACGGGGCATCAGGATCATGCAGCCACAGGAAAAACACTGCAGGGCGAGGACACATATGCCATTGACATACCCGGCCTGTGCCGTGCCATGGGCGTTAAAAATGTAATCCAGGTCAATGCGTTTAATATTGGCAGGCTTGAGAAGGTAATTAAGGAGGAGAACGCAAAGGAGGAGGTTTCCGTCATTATCACGCAATCCCCCTGTGTGCTGCTGGACAAATCTAAAAAACCTCTCTATATTGCCCGCGAAGATAAGTGTAAGAAGTGCGGCATGTGTATGAAGCCTGGATGTCCTGCCATGACTAAGAACGAGGATGGGACTATCCATATCGATGACACAATGTGCACTGGCTGCGGCCTCTGTGAGACTTTGTGTAAATTTGGTGCAATAGAACTGGCAAAGGCGGGTGAATAA
- a CDS encoding phenylacetate--CoA ligase family protein — MIWAKEETLPRAEIEKIQLERLKETVSYIYERVGPYRQKMDEASVKPADILSLEDLGKMPFTYKADFRDHYPDGLFAVDKKDLVRYHASSGTTGKPTVVGYTAHDLDVWLNNVARIACMGGATPEDVAQVSFGYGTFTGALGLHGGLEKLGASVIPMSSGNTNKQIMFMEDMGVTLLVATPSYALHLGEVLRERGIDPSRDLQIHIGLFGGEGMTEPMRREMHRVWGEQFVCTQNYGMSELCGPGVSGECTELCGMHVNEDWFIPEIIDPETEEVLPPGETGELVITCLGKEALPLVRYRTGDLTKLMYEPCKCGRTTVRMANLSGRADDMLVIRGVNVFPGQIEEVLFKIEEIGPHYEILVERKSRLDVMTITVELIDDRLLDSYAKLSELEKRIKASLKSQLGLATNIRLVAPNSLQRFEGKAKRVTDLRKDGL, encoded by the coding sequence ATGATTTGGGCAAAAGAGGAGACACTGCCTAGAGCTGAGATTGAGAAAATTCAGTTGGAACGGCTGAAGGAGACGGTATCTTATATTTATGAGCGTGTCGGGCCTTACCGCCAGAAGATGGATGAAGCTTCTGTGAAGCCGGCGGACATCTTAAGCCTGGAGGATTTGGGAAAGATGCCGTTTACATATAAAGCAGATTTCAGGGATCATTATCCTGACGGCCTGTTTGCGGTTGACAAGAAGGATTTGGTCAGATACCATGCCAGCTCAGGTACAACTGGAAAGCCTACGGTAGTTGGATATACAGCCCATGACCTGGATGTATGGCTCAATAATGTGGCCAGGATAGCCTGTATGGGAGGAGCCACGCCTGAGGATGTGGCACAGGTTTCTTTTGGCTACGGTACCTTTACAGGGGCCCTTGGCCTTCACGGAGGCTTGGAGAAGCTGGGCGCATCTGTAATCCCTATGTCCTCGGGAAACACAAATAAGCAGATTATGTTTATGGAAGATATGGGGGTGACTCTTCTGGTGGCCACCCCTTCCTACGCGCTTCATTTAGGCGAAGTGCTCCGCGAGAGGGGAATTGACCCATCCAGGGATTTGCAGATACATATCGGATTATTCGGAGGAGAAGGAATGACCGAACCTATGCGCAGGGAGATGCACAGAGTCTGGGGGGAGCAGTTTGTCTGTACTCAAAACTACGGCATGAGCGAACTGTGTGGCCCCGGGGTTTCGGGGGAATGTACAGAACTGTGCGGCATGCATGTGAATGAGGACTGGTTTATCCCTGAGATTATTGACCCGGAGACGGAGGAAGTGCTGCCTCCGGGGGAGACAGGGGAGCTGGTCATTACCTGCCTTGGGAAGGAAGCGCTTCCCCTGGTGAGGTACCGGACCGGAGATTTAACAAAGCTGATGTATGAACCTTGTAAATGTGGGCGTACAACTGTCCGTATGGCAAATCTGTCAGGACGGGCGGACGATATGCTGGTGATCCGGGGCGTGAATGTATTTCCGGGGCAGATAGAGGAAGTCTTGTTTAAGATAGAGGAGATTGGCCCGCACTACGAGATCCTTGTGGAGAGAAAGAGCAGGCTGGATGTTATGACCATCACAGTGGAATTGATTGACGACAGGCTTTTGGACAGCTACGCTAAATTAAGCGAGTTGGAGAAACGCATTAAAGCGTCGCTGAAGTCACAGCTGGGTCTGGCCACAAACATCAGGCTGGTTGCGCCTAATTCTCTGCAGCGGTTTGAGGGCAAGGCGAAGAGAGTCACAGATTTACGAAAGGATGGTTTATAA